Within the Leptotrichia sp. oral taxon 498 genome, the region TTTAATAAATTTTTTTAAAATCAAAAAAACTATCTTAAAAATTGATATTCAAATCTATTAAGATAGTTTTATTTTTTGTTTTTCTTTTAATTTTTTTACTTTTAAATTATAATTTAATTATTTATTGACTTCGTCAGCCAATTTTTTACCAACTTTAAATTTTACTACTTTTTTAGCAGCTATTTGCATTTTTTCTCCTGTTGCCGGGTTTCTTCCTTCTCTTGCCGCCTTTTCTTCCACTTTAAATGTTCCCCATCCAACGAATTGGATTGATTCTCCTTTTAATAAAATTTCTTTTGCTGTTTCTAAAAAGGAATTTACTAATTCTTCCGATCTTTTTTTAGTTTCTCCTGTTGCTTTTGCATAAGCATCTACAAATTCTTTTTTTGACATTTTCATTCCTCCAATTTTTTTTATCACTATAATAGTACCATATTTTCGGCATTTGTCAAGTTTTAAAAGAAGCTTTTTAAAATTTTTTTAATCATTTTTTCTTCTTGAAATCACTTTTATAATTTCATTCACAACAAACGGAACAAGTGACAATCCTATCACCATTTCCCAATGACTCGGATCTATCGCAGTTACTTTAAACATTTGTGCAATACTTGGAATTGAAGTCAGACCAATTTGCAAAACTATCCCAATAACAATTGCTCCAATCAAAAATTTATTTCCAAAAAATCCAATTTCAAAAATAGTTTTTTTACTATTTCTCATTGACAATGAATAAAATAATTGTGAGAATGTAAGAACAATAAACGCCATTGTTCTTCCATAAGTTAAAATTTCCCGTGTTGCGGGATTACTGTCTTTTACGACCGAAATAGGCACAGTCCCGCTATGAATAATTCCTAGGTAAAATGCCACAAGTGTAAGCACTCCAATCAGCACTCCACCAACAATTGATCTCATTCCCGCACCTTCAGAAAAGAAACTCTCCTTCGGATCTCTAGGCTTTCTAGTCATAACTTCCTTATCTCCAGGATCCATTCCAAGCGAAATTGCAGGTAATGTATCCGTTATTAGGTTTACCCATAGAAGCTGAGTCGCAACTAACGGTATTGCCCAGCCGAATAACGTCGCAATAAATACACACAAAACTTCTCCTAAGTTACAAGAAAGCAAGAATATAATTGTCTTTTTGATGTTGTTAAAAATATTTCTTCCTTCTTCAATCGCATGAATTATCGTAGTAAAATTATCATCAGTCAATATCATATCACTAGCACCTTTAGAAACATCTGTACCAGTAATTCCCATAGCAACTCCTATATCGGCAAATTTAAGCGACGGTGCATCATTTACTCCATCTCCAGTCATTGACACAATATTTCCTTGCTCCTTAAACGCCTTTACTATTTTAACCTTGTGCTCTGGCGAAACTCTCGCAAACACTCTATATTTATTCACTTCCCTAGCAAATTTATCATCTGGAATCTCATCAATTTCAGCTCCAGTTAAACTTTGGCTAATATCTGTCGCAATTCCAAGCTCTTTTGCAATCGCAACCGCCGTATTCTTATGATCTCCAGTTATCATAATCGGAGTAATTCCAGCCTTTTTAGCTTCCACAATCGAATCTTTCACTTCAGTCCTAGGCGGATCAATCATTCCAACAATTCCAACTACAACCAGATCCTTTTCCATCTCTTCAGGTAAAATTTGACTGTTAACATCTTTAAATGCCACTCCAAGCACTCTTAAAGCGTCATCAGACATTTCTTCAGCAACTTTCAATATTTTATTTTTCGCTTCTTCAGTCAATGGCAAAATTTTTCCATTTACAAGAATTTTATTTGCTCTTGTAAGAATGTTGTCAATCGCACCTTTTGTATGAACTCTATATTTCCCACCTTCTTCATTAAGTGTCGACATAAGTTTTCTGTCCGAATCAAATGGATTTTCAGAAACCCTTTTATATTTAGCATTCAATGCGTTTTTTTCCAAATCAAATTTATTTCCCAAGACAATCAGAGCCACTTCTGTCGGATCTCCGATATCTTGTCCATTTTCAACAGATGCATCTGAGCAAAGCACAAACGAACGGATTAACTCAGTTTCATCAATATTTGCCTTTTGTCCATCTTGACTGGAAATATCTCTCAAATTATCCAAAGTATAAGTTTTTACAACAGTCATCTTATTTTGAGTAAGCGTCCCGGTTTTATCAGAACAAACGATATTTACCGCTCCCAATGTTTCAACCGCAGGTAATTTTCTCACAATTGCATTTTTCCTTGACATAGTCTTTACCCCAAGCGAAAGCACAATTGCAACAATCGCAACAAGTCCTTCAGGAATTGCCGCCACAGCTAGACTTATTGCAGTCATAAACATTTCAACTGCTTCTCTTCCTTGAATCAACCCTATGACAAAAATAATTCCACAAATTGCCAACGCTCCATATCCCAAAATTTTTCCAAGTTCTTCTAATTTTATCTGAAGCGGAGTCAATGTATTGTTATCTTCATCTAAAATCTGTGCAATTTTTCCAATTTCCGTATTCATTCCAGTTTCAACTACAACTCCTTCTCCTCTTCCATAAGTTGCCATAGTTGACATAAATGCCATATTTTCCTTATCTCCAATAGGTATTTTTGCATCAGTTGTAATAAAATTAGCATCTTTTTCACTTGGAACAGATTCTCCAGTAAGTGCTGACTCTTCAATCTGCAAATTAGCACTTTCAATAAGTCTGACATCTGCTGGAATATATCTTCCTGCATCAATTACTAAAATATCTCCCGGCACCAACTCTTCTGAATTTATTTCAATCACTTCGCCATTTCTTCTAACCAAGCTCTTAGGTGTCGTCATCTGCTGTAATGCTTCCAATGCCTTTTCCGCCTTAGATTCCTGCACAACTCCAACTATTGCATTTATAAGAACTACCGCTAAAATTATCAAAGCATCAGCTATCCCGTCTTTCCCATGCGCAATAATATTAACAACAGCTGCACCAATTAACACATAAATAAGCATATCCTGAAGCTGTGCCAAAAATAGCTGCAATAAACTTTTTTTCGGCTTTCCTTTTAATTTATTAGGTCCATATTTCTCCAGCCTCCTTTTTACTTCTTCCGTTGAAAGTCCCGTTTCAGCCGAGACATTCAACTCTTTTAAAACATCTTTTGGTGATTTAGTAAACCACATATTTTAACATACCTCTTCTTTCTAAAAAAATCTTTATAACTAGAATCATTATACACTAAAATCGATTTTATTTCTATAATTTATTATGAAAAAAATTGCCCTTTTAATAAAAAGGACAATATATATTATAAAATTTATTGTTGATTATTCAGTTGTGTTTTTTACTGGCGCAGCATTTTGAAATTGAATTTCAATTCTTCTATTTTCTGCTCTACCTTGTTCAGTTTCATTTGTAGCAATTGGTTGTTTTTCACCCATTGATTCCACTCCAATAATTCTTGCTGGATTCAATCCAAATTCAACTAATTTATCTCTAACAGCAACAGCCCTTCTCATTCCAAGTTTCATATTATAAGCATCTGAACCTTTAGAATCTGTATGTCCAACAATTACTAAATTTAAATTATTTACTTCTGCATATTCTTTTACATTTCTTAACAATTCATAATATTTTTCTTTAACTACAGATTTATCAAAATCAAAATTCAATTTATTAGAATCAAGTGTTATAGTCTTAGGACCTTCATCTATAATTCCTTGTTCCTTAGCTTCTTCTAATTCCAAAGCATTAATTCTTATTGTATTTTCTCTCATTTTAGTTGTAGTCAATCTTCTAGCCATTACTGGTGCTGAAATCATTAAAATTGCAAATATGGCAATTATTGTTGATCTGATGGTTGTTCTTGTTGTGGTTGTTGGTTTGACCATGATTCAGCCTCCTTTTCAAGAGATTTGTATTCTTTACTTCCTGGATATGGTTTGTTAGCTTTTAAATAATCTTCGATAGTATCTAATCTACCTGCATTATAGTCTACCAATTTTGCGTTTGTACAAGACAAAGCTCCTAATCCTAATGCTAATAATATTAATTTTTTCATATTTTTATCCTTTCCCTTCCTGTAATAACTACTTATTTCTATTTTTTTATTTCATTTTTCCTTGAATTCCATCTAGTCTTTCTTCCATTTTATCTAATAATTCATTAGTTTTGTGAAATTTTTCAATATTATTGTTAATTTCATCGACTCTTTTGCTAATTCTTTGTATTTCATAGTTCATCTGTTCACTTTCAGACATATTTTTTCTATTTATTCTTACTTTTTTTACTTTTTTTACATTTAAATTTACAGCAGAATTTCCACCTTGTTTTGTAACAGCTGGTTCAGAAGTTGTTTCTTTTGTTTTTCTCTGTTTAGCAAGTTTTACTAATCTTTGAACTGCAGCATCAGTATCTGCACTTTTTGCCATCACAGCAAACGGAAGTTGACTAAGCATTAATACTGCTATTATTCCTACTTTTTTATTCATTTTTTTTCCTTTCTAAAATAAATTAAAAGAATTTATTTTATTTGATTATTTATTTACCTGAACTTTTTCTTATAACTTTTCTAGAAGATTTCTTCTTACCAAAAACATCATTAAATCCTTTTAGTTCATTTTCTTCTCTTTGAACACTTCTCACTACGCTTTGATAAAAATCTACTCTATCTTTTGCTCTTGCAGTGTTATATTCCAATTTTTCCAATCCAGTTCTTGGTTTGTACACCTCTTCCACACTTCCATCGGCATTTTCAATTACAGTTAAAGTTTTATCAACTTTTTTAGGTTTCAAACTATTGTAGTAATCTTTTCTTGCATCATTTATTATAGCTTGTGCACTTTTACCAAATATCGGTAAAGAGGATGCCACCACTACACCGAATAATAATAATTTACTATTTGATTTCATTTTCATTACCATTCCTTCCATTTTTTATTAATCCATAACTGATAAAAGTGTTTCTAGTTCAGTAATTTTTTGTTCTTTTTCAGCTATCATTTTTTCAATATTGTAATTATTTTTTTCAAAGTCTTTTAAAATAACTTTATATTTATCTCTGTGCCATCTAACTTCAGAATCTACTCTTAATTTTTCTATAGTTTTTTCTCTTCCGTCTCTTTGTTCTTTTAGAACTTCTACTTCAGATTTTAACTTTTCAAGTTGTCTCTTATAAGATTCTTTCTGTGCCGCTTCTTTCTTCAACAATTCATTATATTGATTTTCAATAGAATTTAAACTGTCCTCCAACTTACTTGTTGCGGAGTAACTTGTCATTGAAACCATCATTATTCCTATTAACAAGAATCCCATCTTTTTCATTCCATTTCCTCCTACTTTAATTTGAAATCAACACTCCTCACTCACAATTGCATAAATTTTTCTCAAACTATTCTATAATGTTACCACTCACAATTATTATACCAAATATTTTTTAAAAATACAATATCTTTATAATTTATTTTTAAGAAAATAAAACCCCATTAAATAAAGGGGTTCTACATATTTTCTATATTTTTTTAATAAAAAAATAATAATTTATTATTTTAATAAAATTAAAACTTCTTCAACTGTTTCCGCAGACTCTATTTTTTCTACAAGTTCTTCTTCAAAGCTCAATTTTGAAATTTCTGCAAGTAAATCTAAATGTTCCCCTTTTGCATCTTCTGGTGCAGCTATCATAAATATTAATTTTGAAGGTTCATCGTCCATACTGTCAAAATCTATTCCAGTTTTAGAAATTCCAAGTGCTAAGGACATTTTTTTTATTAAATGTGTTTTTGTATGTGGAATTGCGACACCATCTTGCATTCCTGTCGGAGATAATTTTTCTCTTTCATAAATTGAGGAAATAAATTCATCTAAATCATCAGCATTCAAAATACCATCTTTTACAAAAACTTGCGCCATTTCTTTTATAACTTCCTCTTTGTTTTTCCCTTTTAAATCCACTTTTATTCTATTTTTTGATAAATATTCTAAAATTTCCATTTTTTTAATACAAGACCAAAATTTTGGTCTTTCTCCTTTCTCAAAATTTATTTTTTAAAAATTTTTCCATCTTTTTAAGATATCCTCTATAATTTCACATTCAGACATTTCAGAAAAATTGTAAACAATATAGTTCTTTTCTTTTTTAAACCAAGTCAGTTGTCGCTTTGCGTAATTTCTGCTTTCTTTTTTTATTAATTCTATGGCGCAATCAAAAGTTATTTTATGTTCAAAATATAGAAATAATTCCTTGTAGCCTATCGAAGATATTTTATAAAGATTCTTTCTGTACTTATTATATACTTTTTTTGCCTCTTCAACAAGCCCATTTTTAATCATAATTTCCACGCGTAAATTTATTCTTTCATACAATTCATCACGATTTCTATTTAAGAAAATTTTTAAAAATTTATAATTATTACTTTTTATATTTTTCATCCTTAATTCACTAAATTTTCCATTAGTTAAATAACAAACTTCTATTGCTCTAATTAACCTTAATTTATTAAATAAATCAATTTCATTGTAAGATTTTTTGTCCAAATCTTTTAAAATTTCCTGTAATTCTTCCAAAGATTTACTGGAAAGTTCTTCTCTAATTTTTTCATTTTTTGGCGGCAAATTGGCAAATCCATCAGTTATAGATTTTATATAAAGTCCTGTTCCACCGACAAGCATAATATTTTTATTTTTAGATTCCAAATTATTTTCTTTTTCAAATAAAATTTTGTTGACTTCTTTTTCAAAATCTCCGACAGAATAATCACTGCAAGGATCTGCAACATCAATCATATAGTGCTTTACCCCCTGCATTTCCTTTGGGGATATTTTAGCTGTTCCAATGTTTAACTCTTTGTAAATTTGAGAAGCATCTGCGGAAATAATTTCGCTATTTATTTCCTTTGCTAACTTTATTGATAAATCTGTTTTTCCAACTCCAGTAGGTCCAGCTATTACAATTCCTTTTAAATTTTTTTTCACCCCAATTTCTTTCCATCCTTTCCTTTTATTTTTTCTCTTGTTTTTTCCTTCCCCCATTTTTTATTTTTTAAATCACATATTCAAATTCATATCCAGCGATAAGTATTGTATCTCCTTCTTTTACACCTGCTTTTTCAAGCTCAGCTTCCATTCCCAGACTTCGCATTTTCTGTAAAAAATTAATAATTCCCTCTTCTCCAATAAATACATATTTATTAAGTACATCATCCACAATTCGTCCATCCACTTCAAAGGCGTTTTCACCAGTTTGTCTTATTTCCCAGTCCTCTTTTTTATTAATGTCACTTAATAAATCCTCAACTGATTCCACTTCTTCCAACGGTTCTCTAGGAATAGTTTGAATCAATTCCCAAGCTTTAGATAAAACCGGTTTTATCCCATCATTCGCAATAACCGAAATTGGATATATAAATTCAGCTCCATTTTCTTTTACAAATTTTTCAAACTCGTCGTATTTTTCATCTTCATAGAGCATATCAATCTTGTTTGCTACAACAATTTGTTTCTTTTGTGACAATTTTTCACTATAATTTTTTAACTCCTCATTTATTTTTAAAAAATCTTCTTTCGAATCCCTTCCGTCAATTCCAGAAATATCAACAATGTGAATAATCGCTTTACATCTCTCAATATGCCTTAAAAATCTATCTCCAAGTCCCACTCCTTCATGAGCGCCTTCAATCAAACCTGGTACATCGGCAATTACAAAGCTTTCTTCATCTCCCATTCTGACAACTCCCAATTTTGGTTTTAAAGTTGTAAAATGATAACTTGCAACTTTTGATTTTGCTTTTGACACCTTGTTTATGAAGCTTGATTTTCCAACACTCGGATAGCCAACTAAAGCTATATCTGCTAACATTTTTAATTCCATTTTTATTTTTAACTCCACGCCTTCTCTTCCACTTTGAGCGATTTTTGGCGCTTTTGTTACAGAAGATTTGAAGTGGATATTTCCACGGCCTCCATCTCCTCCTTTTAAAAACACCACTTTTTCATTGGGACTACTCAAATCAAGTAAAAGCCTATTTGTTTCAAAATCCCTAATCATCGTTCCAACTGGTACTTTTATGACCAAATCTTCTCCAGATTTTCCCGTTGCACGAGATGGCATCCCCTTTTGCCCATCTTGAGCCTTAAATTTTTTACTGCTTTTAAAGTCTACCAACGTATTGATATTTGGATCTGCAAGAAAGACAATATCCCCTCCTTTTCCGCCGTCTCCGCCATCAGGTCCACCAAACTGGACAAACTTTTCACGCCTAAAAGTAGCGGCTCCATCTCCTCCTTTTCCAGAAATTACCGTAATTACACTTTCATCAATAAACATCTATTTTATCTTCCTTTTCTATATTCTATCTTTTTTATTTGCTCCACTTTTTTTCTTTTATCTTCTTTTCATTTTAGTTTGCTTAACATTTTCCTTCTTATTTCTTCTGTAAATCCAAGGCTCAATGTAACCTTTTCTTGAAAATAATCCCAATTTTTTTTGTTTTGCATTTTGCTGATACTCTCCAAATTGCGTATCATTTTTGGCGTATTCCTGATACCACCATGCGTTTCCAGTTTTTACCATCTCTTCATTGATATTTTTACCATTTACATAAATAACCGCAACTGTTCTGCCATATCTATCCTTATTCTTCACTTCTATGCTCAAAGTTTTCCCGGCCACTAATTTTTCTAAAGCTTGTCTACTTTCAGGACCATAATCCTGCGATTTTTCAGGCGCATCCATTCCATACATTCTAATTTTTAACATTTCACCGACAAATTTTCCATTTTCAACTTTTTGAATGTTAATTGTATCTCCATCGCTGACTTTTAGCACTTGATAACCATCAGAAATTTTTGGAATTATTTCTTTTTTTTCTTTAGATTTTTTAATTTTAGGATTTTTTGTGGCACTTTTAGAGATTTTAGCACTTTTAGTATTTTCACTGTTTTTTATATCTTTTCCGTTTTTGTTAAACATCCCAAAGAGCATAAATACTGCAATTATAACAACTGCCATAATTAATATTATCTGAGATTTTCCATCATCAATTTTTTTAGCCATTTTTCTCCTATTTTTCTATTTTTCCAATGCTTGTTTAAAGTCTGCAATTAAATCGTCAATATTTTCAAATCCGACTGCAATTCTAATCAATGAATGTGTAAATCCTCTTGCTTCCTTTTCCTCTTCAGGCATTTCAGCGTGAGTAATTGTGCTTGGATGGGTTACCAATGTTTCAGCTCCACCAAGACTAGCAGCAAATATTGCCACATTTAAACTTTCAAAAAACGTTTTTACTTTTGAGTCGTCTTTTAGAGTGAATGAAAATACTGCTCCACCACCAGTTGCTTGACTTTCGTGAATTTTTTTACCTTTGTTTGTATCCAAAGTTGGATAGTAAATTTTGTCAACTGCATCATGTTTTTGGAAAAACTCTATCAATTTTTCTGTATTTTTTTGTGCAGCTTCCACTCTTAATTTAAGTGTTTTAAGACTTCTCATAAGTAGCCAGCTGTCAAACGGAGAAATTAGCGCTCCCGCCGCAGTTTGAGCAAATTGAATTTTTTCTGCCAATTTTTCATCGTTTGTAACTGCAACTCCCGCAAGTAAATCGTGATGTCCAGATAAAAATTTAGTTGCGCTGTGAATTACAATGTCAACTCCAAAATCAAGCGGTCTTTGCAAATACGGTGTCATAAATGTGTTGTCCACAATTGTAATTAAATTATGTTCTTTCGCAAGTTTTACAACTCCCCTTATATCAGTTACATCCAACAAAGGATTTGACGGTGTTTCGATAAGAATTGCTTTTGTATTAGGCTTTATTGCTTTTCTTATATTTTCTAAATCAGTTGTATCAACAAACGTAGATTCAACTCCAAATTTTGAATAAACATCGTTCAAAATTCTGTAAGTTCCGCCATAAATATCTTGCCCCAAAATGATATGATCTCCTGCTTCAAATATTGTAAAAACTGAAGTTGTAGTTGCCATTCCAGATGAAAAGGCATATCCATATTTACCGCCTTCCAAATTTGCAAGTAAACTTTCGAGTTGATTTCTAGTTGGAGCGGACACCCTTGAATATTCAAATTCCTGCGTTACTCCAAATTCTGCAACAGGAAAAGTTGAAGCGAAATTTACAGTTGTTCCCCATAATTCTTTCTTTTTTTCCTTTTTTATTCCATGTATTGTCTTAGTTTCAAATTTCACGCTTAATCATCTCACTTTCTTTAAACTTTTATTTTCTATATTTTTATATTTCTTTTCTAATATCACTTATAACAGGTTTTTTTCGCAAAATTTTTTCAAATGCAATTCTTTTGGCCCCAACATCTGGCTCTCTGTCCAAAAATATTACTCCACAATACTTAAAATTCTGTTTTTCCAAAATTCTTCTCATTGGCTCATTATTTTCATGCGTATCTGCTCTCAAGCTGAAAATATTATTCTTTAGGCAGACATCTTGTGAAAATTCCAAAAGTTTTGTAGCAATTCCTTGATTTTTTACATTTTTATCAACCGCAATTCGATGAATTACCACATAATCACCGCAAGTTAGCCATTTCCCATCAATTTTACTATATGGTGTCTCTTTTTCAGGAGAGAGTGCAATTGTCGCCACAACTTTATTTTTTCCATCAATTCGAGTTTCCAGCACATAACTTATCCCTTTTTTTATATCACTTTCAATTGAGTTTCTATTTGGATAGCCATTTTGCCACTGATTTAGCTTCATTTTTTTTAGCTCTTCCTTTGCCATTTCAATGATTTCCAAAATTCTGTTGACATCTTTTGGCTCTGATTTTCTAAAATTCATTTAATTTTCCTCCTTTCCTAAAAAAAATTATATTTGCCAGTCAATCTCTTTTTTCCCTAATTTTTTCAGAATCTCATTAGTTTTTTTAAAATGTCCACAGCCAAAAAAACCACGACTTGCAGATAATGGACTTGGATGCACACTTTCCAGAATATAATGTTTTTCCAAATTTATAAGCTTTTTCTTACTTTTTGCATTATTACCCCATAAAATAAATATAATCGGATCTTCTCTTTCGTTTAAATAACTTATCACATTGTCAGTAAAAATTTCCCATCCGATTTTTGAGTGAGAATTTGCTTTTCCTGCAACAACTGTAAGAGCTGTATTCAAAAGCAGCACTCCTTGCTTTGCCCACTTTTCCAAATATCCGCTATTACTCATTTGATAGCCGTATTCATCACTAATTTCCTTATAAATATTTTTTAACGACGGTGGAAGCATAATTCCTTTTTTTACAGAAAAAGCCATTCCATGCGCCTGATTTTGTCCATGATAAGGATCCTGTCCAAGTAAAACCACTTTACAGTCCTTGTAACTTGTAAGTTTAAAAGCTGTAAAAATTTCTTCAGCTTTTGGATAAATTTTCTTTGTCCTATATTCAGACACCAGAAATTTTCTCATCTTTCTATAGTAATCTTTTTCAAATTCTTTGTGATAACTAAAAATCTCATCCCAGTCATTTCCAATATTAACCATTTTTTTCCTCTTTTCAGCTTTCAACTTTTTTATTTTAAATTTTTTATTTACGACTATTTTTATTTCTAATCTTTAAAATTTATAACAATCTTTTCCTTTTCCATTTTTAGATTCACAATTTCTACACCTGCATTTTTCAATATTGTTCTCGAAGCAACAGTTGATTCCAAATTCTTATGTTTATCTGAAAAATAGATAACTTTTTTTATTCCTGATTGCACTATCGCTTTTGCACACTCATTGCATGGGAAATGTGTCACATAAATTGTGCTTTCTTTCAAAGATTTTATGCTGTTTAAAATTGCGTTTAATTCGGCGTGAACAACATACGGATATTTTGTGTCTAAAAAATCTCCAGTTTTCCCCCAAGGCATCTCATCGTCAGAACTTCCTAAAGGGAACCCATTGTAGCCCATTCCAATTATTTTTTTTTCCTTGTCAATTATACAAGCTCCCACTTGTGTCGATGGATCTTTACTTCGCATTCCAGACAAAAAGGCGACACCCATAAAATACTCGTCCCACGAAAGATAATCCTCTCTCTTTGGCATCTTTTTCACCTCGTTTTTATAATTTTTTGTTTTTTTAATCAACTTTCATTTTTCTTCTCACATCTTTAAACTGAACTTCCACAGCATCATTCTTGCTAAGCTCAATTCCCCTTTTCACAATTTTTCCATTTTTTCTCGTAATTGTATATCCTAAATTCAAAATATCCTGAACAGAATATTTAGAAATTTTTAGTTTTTTATACTGCAAATTTTTTTTTGCGTCATTCAAAATATTTTTTATCGCAAAATTTATATTTTTCTCTTTTTCTCTCAAGTTTTCTTTTCGCTTAAAAATCTCTTTTTTTAAATCAATTTTATTAATTTGCTGTTTTCTGTATTCTAACTTTTCCTCAGCTTTTTTCAAAATTCTTTTAAGTTCTTTTATTAAAATTTTCTCTTTTTCAATAATTTCCATTTTTTTGTCGTCTAAAATATTCAAGAAATTTTTTATATAGTAGTTATTTTTCTTTTGCTCCAATTCTTTTCTCATCAAAGTTACACGATTTTGTAAAATTTTAGTAAGTCCATTTTTTTTATTATTCAATTCCTCAATCAAATTTTTCTTTTCAGGAATCAAAATTTCTGCAGCTTGAGTTGGAGTTGCAGCACGTCTATCAGCCACTAAGTCCGATAGTAAATTGTCAATTTCGTGTCCAACTGACGAAATAATCGGAATTTCAGACTGGTGAATCGCTTCTATCACGATTTCTTCATTAAAAGCCCACAAATCCTCAATACTTCCACCTCCACGTCCGACAATGACTGTATCTACACAAATTTTATTCTTTTCTTCAAAATTTTTAGCCCTATTGAAAAACTCAATTCCACTCACAATTTCCTGTGCCGCCCCATCTCCTTGAACTTTTGCAGGATAAAGAAAGATATTCACATTTGGAAATCTTTTGTGAGCTGTATTTACTATGTCTCGAATTGCAGCTCCTGTCGCAGCTGTCACAACTCCCACATTTGTTGGAAGTTTTGGAAGCAATTTTTTTTGGCTACTGTCAAAATAGCCCTTTTCATTATATTTTCGCTTTAACATTTCCATTTTTTCATAAAGTGAGCCAATTGAATTAGTTCTCTCAAGAAAATCGGCGACAATCTGATAACTTCCACTTCTTTCATAAAGAGTAACATTCCCCCTTATTTTCACTTGTTCCCCCTCTTTTAAATCCACAGGAACTCCACGGTACTTATATCTAAAAATTGCACATTTCACGCTAGCTCCAGCGTCTTTTAGAGTAAAATACAGATGTCCTGAACTGTAATAAGTTATATTTG harbors:
- a CDS encoding PTS sugar transporter subunit IIA, producing MEILEYLSKNRIKVDLKGKNKEEVIKEMAQVFVKDGILNADDLDEFISSIYEREKLSPTGMQDGVAIPHTKTHLIKKMSLALGISKTGIDFDSMDDEPSKLIFMIAAPEDAKGEHLDLLAEISKLSFEEELVEKIESAETVEEVLILLK
- a CDS encoding HU family DNA-binding protein; protein product: MSKKEFVDAYAKATGETKKRSEELVNSFLETAKEILLKGESIQFVGWGTFKVEEKAAREGRNPATGEKMQIAAKKVVKFKVGKKLADEVNK
- a CDS encoding FAD-I family protein: MNKKVGIIAVLMLSQLPFAVMAKSADTDAAVQRLVKLAKQRKTKETTSEPAVTKQGGNSAVNLNVKKVKKVRINRKNMSESEQMNYEIQRISKRVDEINNNIEKFHKTNELLDKMEERLDGIQGKMK
- a CDS encoding adhesion protein FadA — its product is MKKMGFLLIGIMMVSMTSYSATSKLEDSLNSIENQYNELLKKEAAQKESYKRQLEKLKSEVEVLKEQRDGREKTIEKLRVDSEVRWHRDKYKVILKDFEKNNYNIEKMIAEKEQKITELETLLSVMD
- the obgE gene encoding GTPase ObgE, with protein sequence MFIDESVITVISGKGGDGAATFRREKFVQFGGPDGGDGGKGGDIVFLADPNINTLVDFKSSKKFKAQDGQKGMPSRATGKSGEDLVIKVPVGTMIRDFETNRLLLDLSSPNEKVVFLKGGDGGRGNIHFKSSVTKAPKIAQSGREGVELKIKMELKMLADIALVGYPSVGKSSFINKVSKAKSKVASYHFTTLKPKLGVVRMGDEESFVIADVPGLIEGAHEGVGLGDRFLRHIERCKAIIHIVDISGIDGRDSKEDFLKINEELKNYSEKLSQKKQIVVANKIDMLYEDEKYDEFEKFVKENGAEFIYPISVIANDGIKPVLSKAWELIQTIPREPLEEVESVEDLLSDINKKEDWEIRQTGENAFEVDGRIVDDVLNKYVFIGEEGIINFLQKMRSLGMEAELEKAGVKEGDTILIAGYEFEYVI
- a CDS encoding OmpA family protein; protein product: MVKPTTTTRTTIRSTIIAIFAILMISAPVMARRLTTTKMRENTIRINALELEEAKEQGIIDEGPKTITLDSNKLNFDFDKSVVKEKYYELLRNVKEYAEVNNLNLVIVGHTDSKGSDAYNMKLGMRRAVAVRDKLVEFGLNPARIIGVESMGEKQPIATNETEQGRAENRRIEIQFQNAAPVKNTTE
- a CDS encoding cation-translocating P-type ATPase; translation: MWFTKSPKDVLKELNVSAETGLSTEEVKRRLEKYGPNKLKGKPKKSLLQLFLAQLQDMLIYVLIGAAVVNIIAHGKDGIADALIILAVVLINAIVGVVQESKAEKALEALQQMTTPKSLVRRNGEVIEINSEELVPGDILVIDAGRYIPADVRLIESANLQIEESALTGESVPSEKDANFITTDAKIPIGDKENMAFMSTMATYGRGEGVVVETGMNTEIGKIAQILDEDNNTLTPLQIKLEELGKILGYGALAICGIIFVIGLIQGREAVEMFMTAISLAVAAIPEGLVAIVAIVLSLGVKTMSRKNAIVRKLPAVETLGAVNIVCSDKTGTLTQNKMTVVKTYTLDNLRDISSQDGQKANIDETELIRSFVLCSDASVENGQDIGDPTEVALIVLGNKFDLEKNALNAKYKRVSENPFDSDRKLMSTLNEEGGKYRVHTKGAIDNILTRANKILVNGKILPLTEEAKNKILKVAEEMSDDALRVLGVAFKDVNSQILPEEMEKDLVVVGIVGMIDPPRTEVKDSIVEAKKAGITPIMITGDHKNTAVAIAKELGIATDISQSLTGAEIDEIPDDKFAREVNKYRVFARVSPEHKVKIVKAFKEQGNIVSMTGDGVNDAPSLKFADIGVAMGITGTDVSKGASDMILTDDNFTTIIHAIEEGRNIFNNIKKTIIFLLSCNLGEVLCVFIATLFGWAIPLVATQLLWVNLITDTLPAISLGMDPGDKEVMTRKPRDPKESFFSEGAGMRSIVGGVLIGVLTLVAFYLGIIHSGTVPISVVKDSNPATREILTYGRTMAFIVLTFSQLFYSLSMRNSKKTIFEIGFFGNKFLIGAIVIGIVLQIGLTSIPSIAQMFKVTAIDPSHWEMVIGLSLVPFVVNEIIKVISRRKND
- the miaA gene encoding tRNA (adenosine(37)-N6)-dimethylallyltransferase MiaA, with product MKKNLKGIVIAGPTGVGKTDLSIKLAKEINSEIISADASQIYKELNIGTAKISPKEMQGVKHYMIDVADPCSDYSVGDFEKEVNKILFEKENNLESKNKNIMLVGGTGLYIKSITDGFANLPPKNEKIREELSSKSLEELQEILKDLDKKSYNEIDLFNKLRLIRAIEVCYLTNGKFSELRMKNIKSNNYKFLKIFLNRNRDELYERINLRVEIMIKNGLVEEAKKVYNKYRKNLYKISSIGYKELFLYFEHKITFDCAIELIKKESRNYAKRQLTWFKKEKNYIVYNFSEMSECEIIEDILKRWKNF